In Daphnia pulex isolate KAP4 chromosome 7, ASM2113471v1, one genomic interval encodes:
- the LOC124198713 gene encoding neuropeptides capa receptor-like, translated as MESTDNETTSPILSVFDSASNLSSENVSATEGLADSPNVTASFTFALKCLDFFNFYYLAVIIIFGMVGNTLNFLVFTRTHLKLRSSSYYLAALALADLGFLLTLLVVWLNHVGVDLFNRQGFCQALVYTSSVCSCLSVWLTVAFTIERLIAVQYPLQRPYMCTVRRAKIIISVLTLTTLTSHVYSLFTAGITDVNGPDGKSICDLLPAYYRFMHVVNLLDTVLTLVIPFILIVVMNTLIAKNLIVFSRTFNRKKSRSNNSSAQHIQMKTIRMAEHWQERDSGQGSVSNPSHHSNNNSNGNLHAQQLGNLIPEPASTSVGSPIDRSSTNAVINAAVVLSGGCASVNKVTANQAASIHQQPIQLQNEPNSHDGQICTQEKLQYRNILSIRIQYSITKMLLLISTVFIMLNLPSYVIRLQVFIGEVSGSNSEVSSTAWLLQQFFMLLYYTNFSINFLLYSTCGTTFRHCLCRLIRDKRDAMRRSIIGIRYRYTGSNQQPYP; from the exons ATGGAGTCGACGGACAACGAGACGACGTCACCAATACTTTCCGTGTTCGACTCCGCGTCCAACTTGTCCAGTGAAAATGTGAGCGCAACGGAAGGGCTGGCCGACTCGCCCAACGTGACGGCCAGCTTCACCTTCGCGCTGAAAtgtttggatttcttcaacTTTTACTACCtggccgtcatcatcatcttcggCATGGTGGGCAACACTCTCAACTTCCTAGTGTTCACGCGGACCCACCTCAAGCTGCGCAGTTCCAGCTACTACCTGGCCGCCCTGGCCCTGGCCGACCTGGGCTTCCTCCTGACTCTGCTGGTCGTCTGGTTGAATCACGTGGGCGTCGATCTGTTCAATCGCCAGGGATTCTGCCAGGCCTTGGTCTACACCAGCAGCGTCTGCTCGTGTCTCAGCGTTTGGCTGACGGTGGCGTTCACCATCGAGCGCCTGATAGCCGTCCAGTATCCGCTCCAGCGTCCGTACATGTGCACGGTACGACGGGCCAAGATCATCATCTCCGTCCTGACGCTCACCACTCTCACCAGTCACGTCTACTCGCTGTTTACGGCCGGAATCACCGACGTAAACGGGCCCGATGGCAAATCCATTTGCGACTTACTGCCGGCCTATTACCGATTCATGCACGTCGTCAACCTCCTGGACACGGTCCTGACGCTAGTCATCCCTTTCATCCTCATCGTCGTCATGAACACCCTCATCGCAAAGAACCTCATCGTCTTCAGCCGGACGTTCAACCGGAAAAAGTCGAGATCAAACAACTCGTCGGCCCAGCACATTCAA ATGAAAACGATCCGGATGGCGGAGCACTGGCAGGAGCGTGACAGTGGTCAGGGATCCGTGTCCAATCCATCGCatcacagcaacaacaacagcaacggcAATTTGCACGCTCAACAGCTCGGCAACTTGATCCCGGAGCCGGCGTCAACCAGCGTCGGCAGCCCGATAGATAGATCGTCGACCAATGCCGTGATCAATGCCGCCGTAGTCTTGTCCGGCGGATGTGCTTCCGTCAACAAAGTCACGGCTAATCAAGCCGCCAGCATCCATCAACAACCCATTCAACTTCAGAACGAACCCAACAGTCACGACGGTCAAATCTGCACCC AAGAGAAACTACAATACCGAAACATCTTGTCCATACGAATCCAGTACTCGATCACCAAAATGCTGTTACTCATCTCGACCGTCTTCATCATGCTTAATCTGCCcag TTACGTCATTCGGCTACAAGTGTTTATCGGCGAAGTTTCCGGTTCCAATTCGGAAGTGAGTTCCACTGCCTGGCTACTCCAGCAATTCTTCatg CTTCTTTACTACACCAATTTCTCCATCAACTTTCTACTCTATTCCACCTGCGGCACCACTTTCCGTCACTGTCTGTGCCGATTGATACGAGACAAAAGGGACGCCATGCGACGCTCCATCATCGGCATACGATATCGCTACACGGGTTCCAATCAGCAGCCGTATCCGTGA